One Solibacillus sp. R5-41 DNA segment encodes these proteins:
- a CDS encoding sulfurtransferase: MTNVFVDAFKLERDGRFIDTRYDLQNVDLGKRLFEEEHVKGAIYWDLEHDLSDMSNRDGRHPLPDKAQLQKLFEKNGLQYNDAIYIYDQGGAPYATRAWWMLKYAGFQHVYIVNGGYESLVSAGFEITTEVMEYEPTTLHLQWDDNILLNREDVLAVTEGKHKATLLDARAAGRYRGEFEPFEPIAGHIPTAKNYDWEQLKDGNKLVITSSLLNTVAKEEEIIVYCGSGVTATPVYCILAEAGFQNIKIYMAGYSDWVYHYPVEIGENN; this comes from the coding sequence ATGACGAATGTTTTTGTAGATGCATTTAAATTAGAACGTGATGGTCGCTTTATTGATACTCGTTATGATTTGCAAAATGTTGATTTAGGAAAGCGTTTATTTGAAGAAGAACATGTGAAAGGGGCCATCTACTGGGACCTTGAGCATGACCTTTCCGATATGTCGAATCGAGATGGACGTCATCCGTTACCTGACAAAGCTCAGCTGCAAAAGTTATTTGAAAAAAATGGTTTGCAGTATAATGATGCCATTTATATTTATGACCAAGGCGGTGCACCGTATGCGACAAGGGCGTGGTGGATGTTAAAGTATGCTGGTTTTCAGCATGTTTACATTGTAAATGGTGGCTATGAAAGTCTCGTATCTGCTGGTTTTGAAATAACGACAGAAGTGATGGAATATGAACCAACGACGCTTCATTTACAGTGGGATGACAACATTTTACTGAATCGAGAAGATGTACTTGCGGTAACGGAAGGGAAGCATAAGGCAACGCTTCTGGATGCCCGTGCTGCTGGCCGTTACCGTGGAGAATTCGAGCCGTTCGAACCAATAGCGGGTCATATTCCAACAGCAAAAAATTACGATTGGGAACAATTGAAGGACGGCAATAAGCTCGTCATTACTTCTTCATTACTAAATACAGTAGCAAAAGAAGAGGAAATTATTGTATACTGTGGCTCAGGTGTAACTGCAACACCGGTTTATTGTATACTTGCAGAAGCAGGTTTTCAAAACATAAAAATATATATGGCCGGTTATAGTGATTGGGTGTACCATTACCCAGTTGAAATCGGGGAAAATAACTAA
- a CDS encoding inorganic phosphate transporter: MDTLLIITVLVVIFALAFDFINGFHDTANAIATSVSTRALKPRPAILMAAIMNFVGAITFVGVAKAVASGIVDPFSLNAFEGDVTGSVVILAALCSAITWNLLTWYFGIPSSSSHTLIGSIAGAAVASAGLGILNYSGFFKILQALIISPILALSLGFIVMKIFKFIFHRSPLYTTTKAFRLTQIGTAALQSFTHGTNDAQKAMGIITMALIAANLQSTDEVQGWVRFACALAMGIGTSVGGYKIIKTVGGKIMKIRPVNGVAADLTSASIIFGATVIALPVSTTHVISSAIMGVGAAQRVKGVKWGVARKIVITWFITLPISALMAGLFYFLLNLIF; the protein is encoded by the coding sequence ATGGATACGTTATTAATTATTACCGTATTAGTTGTCATCTTTGCGTTAGCATTTGATTTTATTAACGGTTTCCACGATACTGCCAATGCGATTGCTACATCGGTATCGACACGTGCGTTAAAGCCGCGTCCTGCGATTTTGATGGCCGCAATAATGAACTTTGTTGGTGCAATTACGTTCGTTGGCGTAGCAAAAGCAGTCGCTTCTGGTATTGTTGACCCGTTCTCTTTAAATGCCTTTGAGGGAGATGTGACAGGGTCAGTCGTTATTTTAGCTGCTTTATGTTCAGCCATTACATGGAATTTATTAACTTGGTATTTTGGGATTCCGTCAAGTTCTTCTCATACGTTAATCGGTTCGATTGCGGGTGCAGCAGTAGCTTCTGCCGGTTTGGGTATATTAAATTACTCAGGTTTCTTTAAAATCTTACAAGCATTAATTATTTCGCCAATTTTGGCATTATCACTTGGTTTTATTGTGATGAAAATTTTCAAATTTATTTTCCACCGTTCACCGCTTTATACAACAACGAAAGCGTTCCGATTAACTCAAATTGGTACAGCGGCGTTACAATCATTCACACATGGTACGAATGATGCGCAAAAAGCAATGGGGATTATTACAATGGCATTGATTGCTGCGAACTTGCAATCAACAGATGAGGTACAAGGCTGGGTTCGTTTCGCCTGTGCCCTAGCAATGGGGATTGGTACTTCGGTAGGTGGCTATAAAATCATCAAAACAGTTGGCGGTAAAATTATGAAAATCCGTCCTGTGAACGGTGTAGCAGCAGATTTAACTTCAGCCTCTATTATTTTTGGTGCAACGGTTATTGCTTTACCGGTATCCACGACACATGTTATTTCTTCAGCTATTATGGGTGTAGGTGCAGCGCAACGCGTAAAAGGTGTAAAATGGGGTGTCGCACGTAAAATAGTAATCACGTGGTTCATTACATTACCGATTTCTGCTTTGATGGCAGGGTTGTTTTACTTTTTATTAAATTTAATCTTTTAA
- a CDS encoding MBL fold metallo-hydrolase, with protein sequence MFFKKISERNEMSGVRMVNGIIKFQAIQLNVHCFEVDGVLIDTGAKSLLNQFKPFFKEMDVDQIVLTHYHEDHSGGAQYLQNEYQLPVYMNELKIQECKEKATYPFYRRAFWGRRPAFHAQAIGTTFESRNATWRVIETPGHTQDHLAFLNTSTGQIFTGDLYVSPKTKLVLREESVPTIISSIENLLTYDFQEGFCNHAGYMKDAKKELTKKLDYLCELSERIESLRREGRSVKEINEKLFMKKYPITRVSSGEWDSTHIVTSVIGKGN encoded by the coding sequence GTGTTTTTCAAGAAGATTAGTGAACGAAACGAAATGTCGGGTGTTCGAATGGTGAATGGCATCATTAAGTTTCAAGCCATTCAATTAAATGTTCATTGTTTTGAAGTAGATGGAGTTTTAATCGATACTGGTGCAAAGTCACTTCTCAATCAATTTAAACCATTTTTCAAGGAGATGGATGTGGATCAAATTGTCCTAACGCATTATCATGAGGATCATTCAGGCGGGGCGCAATATTTACAAAATGAATATCAGCTACCTGTATATATGAATGAATTAAAAATTCAGGAATGCAAAGAGAAAGCAACGTATCCATTTTATCGAAGAGCGTTTTGGGGAAGAAGACCCGCCTTTCATGCACAAGCGATTGGAACGACATTTGAATCAAGAAATGCGACGTGGAGAGTGATTGAAACGCCAGGACATACCCAAGATCATCTCGCCTTTTTAAATACTTCAACAGGTCAAATTTTTACCGGGGATTTATATGTATCCCCGAAAACAAAGCTTGTCCTACGAGAAGAAAGTGTCCCTACGATTATTTCTTCGATTGAAAATCTTCTTACATATGATTTTCAAGAGGGCTTTTGCAATCATGCTGGTTACATGAAAGATGCAAAAAAGGAATTAACGAAAAAGCTAGACTACTTATGTGAATTAAGTGAGCGCATTGAATCATTGCGAAGAGAAGGGCGATCGGTTAAGGAAATTAATGAGAAGCTATTTATGAAAAAATATCCGATTACCCGTGTGTCATCCGGGGAATGGGATTCAACGCATATTGTTACTTCTGTTATCGGAAAAGGAAATTAA
- a CDS encoding S1C family serine protease — protein MNENPKQEELTEEEFLELVLEEQEKALAQAREQRLNSTYQKPKKQKPIVRIIVWLIALSLVFNTFAIIFNMYSIPAIDFLRVSSHLSGQETIQTYKKAVVTINTQDSKGTGFAISSDGYILTNEHVIDEALTISVTFPDGQIYEANVLDAYEQFDLALLKIEGEELPHLKLAKSSQFEAEEHVYFIGNPLYFSGIANEGKLLDYTVASSIDTDVIMMDAPVYKGNSGSPVINEAGEVIGVVFATGKRDPYGKVGLFIPIESVHENFSAFLP, from the coding sequence ATGAATGAAAACCCAAAACAAGAAGAACTGACAGAAGAGGAATTTTTAGAACTCGTGTTAGAAGAACAAGAAAAAGCACTTGCACAGGCACGAGAACAACGATTAAACTCAACATACCAAAAACCAAAAAAGCAAAAACCGATTGTACGGATCATTGTTTGGCTCATTGCCCTTTCACTCGTTTTTAATACATTTGCGATTATCTTCAATATGTACTCCATTCCAGCGATTGATTTTTTACGAGTTTCCAGTCATTTGTCTGGACAAGAAACAATTCAAACATATAAAAAAGCCGTTGTAACGATTAATACACAAGATAGTAAAGGAACGGGCTTTGCCATTTCCTCAGATGGTTATATATTAACGAATGAACATGTAATTGATGAGGCTTTAACGATTAGTGTCACATTTCCTGATGGACAAATTTACGAGGCCAATGTTTTAGATGCCTACGAGCAATTTGATTTAGCACTATTAAAAATAGAGGGGGAAGAACTTCCACATTTGAAGCTTGCGAAATCGAGTCAATTTGAAGCAGAGGAGCATGTTTATTTCATCGGAAATCCACTGTATTTTAGCGGCATTGCCAATGAAGGCAAATTATTAGACTATACCGTCGCTTCCTCAATCGACACAGACGTGATTATGATGGACGCGCCTGTTTATAAAGGAAATAGCGGCAGCCCTGTCATTAATGAGGCAGGTGAAGTCATTGGTGTCGTATTTGCTACCGGTAAACGAGATCCTTACGGGAAGGTCGGTTTATTTATTCCGATTGAATCCGTACACGAAAATTTTTCGGCATTTCTACCATAG
- a CDS encoding dynamin family protein, giving the protein MSLFDEKVQQVLQQSAVQYIIYKENQDTERIEKLNLFARKLLQKEFVIGFAGHFSAGKSSMINALSGENILAASPIPTSANIVKVHKSEEDFAIVYMHHDKPVKFSAGFDIKQVKELSKDGELVSQIEIGHSKSSLPLGVTVMDTPGVDSTDDAHAMSTESALHIADMVFYTMDYNHVQSELNFQFTKQLMKYNPNVYLIVNQIDKHRESELSFEDFKQSVHNSFAAWGVYPKDIFFTSLRDKDLAYNDFEKVKKIVMNSMNDWQEQLILTAENTLTKLQHEHENYLTEEKQNRFETYEEVLTTDDWESRQDILDQYEKLTLQTELFSFEQWDKMFDENRKELLSNAAIMPADVREKLRGYLESKQEDFKVGGFFTAKKKTAEERERRSVEALDAFKHVTQSQITGHIKALMKTALKDVGALTDERAAGIDAKAFDLPFSVIEEQVQKNTIVTGDAVLNFANRVSEATKRFYIQITDAWKNEQQAVLEQVAIEISAPVKLKINAMTQRVQAIQHILEIEAFEQFSEKQMIQTTNELRAESKVQLENWKRAHEQALKDIRPFDESMLAVKEEVVVEEQQATENVGAHLSTDHVVAKALKTAQAVGNVQGFKEVANFLTKKVERLQKRDFTIALFGAFSAGKSSFSNALMGERVLPVSPNPTTAAINKIRPVTPQHPHETADVHLKTELQLLEDIKSSYAAIGITVQSLKEAFEKTEEGLAVKLLDERLNVHKSFIRAYSEGYENYIPKLGTTIRVDRLNFEKFVAQENRSCFVDNIDFYFDSPLTRMGVTLVDTPGADSINARHTGVAFDYIRNADAILFITYYNHAFAKADREFLIQLGRVKDAFELDKMFFIVNAIDLASTAEEEEEVKGYVRSELQRFGIRFPRLYGVSSLLALKEKQEQQDHQSGLAPFEGAFHHFLNDELMGIAVQALQEEVDKTEARLHDLIVQTEDNLKRKDERLDELIQLEKHVRASYQTTQTAMLESEVKQELDELLYYVLQRVYYRYPDFFRESYNPSTFAQKSAQSALETALKEVLQALSFDFAQELRVTNFRLAQFVDAKLKGQFKEQVQNLKELNPSFAFIAYEATEPQLLDVTGPFTDSAPYSQVKSHFKNVKAFFEKNEKELLRDALEQLTKPDAQTYLDREKAKLLEWASHFIAIEAESLRQHMLEQAIEQINTERLLLQEESRLAVWKELYEQLKA; this is encoded by the coding sequence ATGAGTTTGTTTGATGAAAAGGTACAACAGGTTTTACAGCAATCGGCGGTACAATACATAATTTATAAAGAGAATCAAGATACGGAGCGAATTGAAAAATTAAATCTATTCGCACGAAAATTATTACAAAAGGAATTTGTTATTGGATTTGCAGGTCATTTCTCTGCAGGTAAATCGAGTATGATCAATGCGTTATCTGGTGAAAATATTTTAGCAGCGAGTCCAATTCCAACAAGTGCAAATATCGTAAAAGTGCATAAGTCTGAAGAAGATTTTGCAATCGTTTACATGCATCATGATAAGCCGGTGAAATTTTCAGCAGGCTTTGATATTAAACAAGTGAAAGAGCTGAGTAAAGACGGTGAATTGGTTTCGCAAATTGAAATTGGTCATAGTAAATCTAGCTTACCTTTAGGCGTTACCGTTATGGATACACCAGGTGTTGACTCAACTGATGACGCACATGCAATGAGTACGGAATCTGCATTACATATTGCGGATATGGTATTTTACACAATGGATTATAACCATGTCCAATCGGAGTTGAATTTCCAATTTACAAAGCAATTAATGAAGTACAATCCGAATGTGTATTTAATTGTCAATCAAATTGACAAACATCGTGAGTCAGAGTTGTCATTTGAGGATTTTAAACAATCGGTGCACAATTCATTTGCTGCATGGGGCGTTTATCCTAAAGACATTTTCTTCACTTCTTTACGAGACAAAGATTTAGCGTACAATGATTTTGAAAAAGTGAAAAAAATCGTCATGAATTCGATGAATGACTGGCAAGAACAATTAATATTAACGGCTGAAAATACGTTAACTAAATTACAGCATGAGCATGAAAATTATTTAACAGAAGAAAAACAAAACCGATTTGAAACATATGAAGAAGTTTTAACAACGGATGACTGGGAATCTCGTCAAGATATTTTAGATCAATATGAAAAATTAACGCTTCAAACTGAGCTGTTTTCATTTGAGCAATGGGATAAAATGTTTGATGAAAATCGCAAAGAGTTACTGTCAAATGCAGCAATTATGCCAGCCGATGTACGTGAAAAATTACGCGGCTATTTAGAATCCAAGCAAGAGGACTTTAAAGTTGGTGGTTTCTTTACAGCTAAAAAGAAAACAGCTGAAGAGCGTGAACGCCGATCAGTAGAGGCATTAGATGCATTTAAACATGTCACGCAATCACAAATTACGGGGCATATAAAGGCGCTAATGAAAACGGCATTAAAGGATGTTGGTGCATTAACAGATGAGCGCGCGGCAGGAATTGATGCAAAAGCCTTTGATTTACCATTTAGCGTTATTGAAGAGCAAGTTCAAAAAAATACCATTGTCACAGGGGATGCTGTATTAAATTTCGCAAACCGTGTGTCTGAAGCGACAAAACGCTTTTATATCCAAATAACGGACGCATGGAAAAATGAGCAACAAGCTGTATTAGAGCAAGTAGCGATAGAAATTTCTGCACCGGTAAAATTAAAAATCAATGCGATGACGCAAAGAGTTCAAGCAATCCAGCATATTTTAGAAATAGAAGCCTTTGAACAATTTAGTGAAAAGCAGATGATTCAAACGACGAATGAATTACGAGCGGAGTCTAAAGTTCAATTGGAAAATTGGAAACGTGCACATGAGCAGGCGCTAAAGGATATTCGTCCATTTGATGAATCTATGCTTGCTGTAAAAGAAGAAGTGGTAGTAGAAGAACAGCAAGCTACTGAAAATGTTGGTGCGCACTTAAGTACAGATCACGTTGTTGCCAAAGCATTAAAAACAGCGCAGGCAGTTGGCAATGTCCAAGGCTTTAAAGAAGTAGCCAACTTCTTAACGAAAAAAGTAGAGCGCCTACAAAAACGTGACTTTACAATCGCATTATTCGGAGCCTTTAGTGCAGGTAAATCAAGCTTCTCGAACGCATTAATGGGGGAACGCGTATTACCGGTGTCACCAAACCCGACAACAGCAGCCATTAATAAAATTCGACCAGTGACACCGCAGCATCCGCATGAAACAGCAGATGTGCATTTGAAAACAGAGTTGCAATTATTAGAAGATATAAAAAGTTCATATGCGGCAATTGGAATAACTGTGCAGTCTTTAAAAGAGGCGTTTGAAAAGACTGAAGAAGGCTTAGCAGTTAAATTATTGGATGAACGATTAAATGTGCATAAATCCTTTATTCGTGCGTATTCTGAAGGATATGAAAACTATATTCCAAAATTGGGGACAACAATACGTGTAGATCGCCTTAATTTTGAAAAGTTCGTTGCGCAGGAAAACCGTTCATGCTTTGTTGATAATATCGATTTTTATTTCGATTCACCACTTACGCGCATGGGTGTTACATTAGTCGATACACCAGGAGCGGATTCAATCAATGCACGTCATACAGGTGTCGCGTTCGATTATATCCGTAATGCCGATGCGATTTTATTCATCACATATTATAACCATGCGTTTGCAAAAGCAGATCGTGAGTTTTTAATTCAATTAGGACGTGTTAAAGACGCCTTCGAATTAGATAAAATGTTCTTTATCGTTAATGCGATTGATTTAGCTTCGACAGCGGAAGAAGAGGAAGAAGTGAAGGGTTATGTCCGTTCTGAATTACAGCGCTTCGGTATCCGTTTCCCTCGCTTGTATGGGGTTTCAAGTTTATTAGCATTAAAGGAAAAGCAGGAGCAGCAAGATCATCAGTCAGGGTTGGCGCCATTTGAGGGGGCCTTCCATCATTTCTTGAACGACGAGCTAATGGGTATCGCTGTCCAAGCACTGCAAGAAGAAGTCGATAAAACAGAAGCGCGATTACATGATTTAATTGTCCAAACAGAGGACAACTTAAAGCGTAAGGATGAGCGACTGGATGAGTTAATTCAGTTAGAAAAACATGTTCGTGCGAGTTATCAAACGACGCAAACTGCTATGCTGGAAAGTGAAGTAAAACAGGAATTAGATGAATTGCTATACTATGTATTACAACGTGTTTATTACCGTTATCCGGACTTTTTCCGTGAAAGCTATAATCCTTCAACATTTGCACAAAAGTCCGCTCAGTCAGCATTGGAAACCGCTTTAAAAGAAGTGCTACAAGCGTTGAGCTTTGATTTTGCACAGGAGCTACGCGTGACGAATTTCCGATTAGCTCAATTTGTGGATGCCAAATTAAAAGGACAATTTAAAGAACAAGTACAAAATTTAAAAGAATTGAATCCAAGCTTTGCATTTATCGCTTATGAGGCAACTGAACCGCAACTACTTGACGTGACCGGTCCATTTACTGATAGTGCCCCGTATAGCCAAGTAAAGTCACATTTCAAAAATGTAAAAGCGTTCTTTGAAAAAAATGAAAAAGAGCTATTGCGTGATGCGTTAGAACAGTTAACGAAGCCTGATGCTCAAACGTATTTAGATCGTGAAAAAGCAAAACTACTAGAATGGGCATCTCACTTCATTGCAATCGAAGCAGAAAGTTTACGTCAACATATGTTAGAGCAGGCCATCGAACAAATTAACACAGAACGATTATTGCTTCAGGAAGAAAGCCGATTAGCTGTTTGGAAGGAACTTTACGAACAACTTAAAGCATAA
- a CDS encoding NADP-dependent malic enzyme, which produces MDLMKKSLEMHEHFGGKMEIRSKVPVEDKYDLSLAYSPGVAAPCLEIEKNPSAVYDYTIKGNLVAVVTDGTAVLGLGDIGPEAALPVMEGKALLLKRFANVDAVPVCLATKDVDQIVQIVKAISPTYGGINLEDISAPRCFEIEDRLRAECNIPVFHDDQHGTAIVVGAGLINAVKLVKKNVKDMKVVINGAGAAGIAILRILIQMGYTNVIMCDTKGIIYEGRKEGMNPIKDQVANLTNPYQLRGSLSDALVGADVFIGVSVADILTESNIQSMAADPIIFALANPNPEVTPENAKKWGARIIGTGRSDHANQINNLLAFPGIFRGALDVRATDINETMKLAAVEAIASLVTEEELHEDFIVPSSMDERVAGVVAKAVGSAAIESGVSVLFQQSDVVKQTFVI; this is translated from the coding sequence ATGGATTTAATGAAAAAATCACTTGAAATGCACGAACATTTTGGAGGAAAGATGGAAATTCGTTCGAAAGTTCCCGTTGAAGATAAATATGACTTGAGCTTAGCTTACTCACCTGGAGTTGCGGCACCTTGCTTAGAAATTGAGAAAAATCCGTCAGCTGTGTATGACTATACGATAAAAGGCAATTTAGTAGCCGTTGTTACGGATGGAACAGCTGTATTAGGGCTAGGGGATATTGGACCTGAGGCAGCATTACCGGTAATGGAGGGGAAGGCGTTATTACTAAAACGTTTTGCCAATGTTGATGCAGTACCAGTGTGCTTAGCAACGAAAGATGTAGATCAAATTGTGCAAATAGTCAAGGCGATTTCACCTACATATGGTGGGATTAATTTAGAGGATATTTCTGCGCCACGTTGCTTTGAAATTGAGGACCGCTTACGTGCAGAATGCAATATTCCCGTGTTTCATGATGATCAACATGGTACTGCCATTGTAGTAGGGGCTGGGTTGATTAATGCGGTAAAACTTGTGAAGAAAAATGTGAAGGATATGAAGGTTGTTATTAATGGTGCGGGCGCGGCAGGCATTGCGATTTTACGTATATTAATCCAAATGGGTTATACAAATGTCATCATGTGTGATACAAAAGGCATCATCTATGAAGGGCGCAAAGAGGGAATGAACCCGATAAAAGACCAAGTAGCAAACTTAACAAATCCGTATCAATTACGTGGTAGCTTAAGTGATGCATTAGTCGGAGCGGATGTATTTATCGGTGTATCTGTAGCTGATATTTTAACAGAGTCGAATATTCAATCGATGGCAGCTGATCCGATTATTTTTGCCCTAGCGAACCCTAATCCAGAAGTAACACCAGAAAATGCGAAAAAATGGGGGGCCCGAATTATTGGAACAGGACGCTCGGATCATGCGAATCAAATCAATAATTTGTTAGCATTCCCAGGAATTTTCCGTGGTGCATTAGACGTTCGTGCGACAGATATAAATGAAACGATGAAGTTAGCCGCGGTAGAAGCGATTGCATCATTAGTAACGGAAGAAGAACTCCACGAAGACTTTATTGTGCCAAGCTCAATGGATGAAAGAGTGGCTGGTGTCGTTGCAAAAGCAGTTGGTTCAGCTGCGATAGAATCGGGTGTATCTGTTTTATTCCAACAGTCGGATGTAGTCAAACAAACTTTCGTAATTTAA
- the pepF gene encoding oligoendopeptidase F has protein sequence MSMIQRNEVAIDETWNLADIFNSEQAFEDAINEVETFVDQAVTELTGNITDAHGVVKAIATNEMMNKKLVKIGTYANLSLSVEQTNSDHQMRAAKVGQLAATIATKLSFVKSDLLALDEAILKEAQELEPAFANYIEKLLIQKPYQLHPEAEKALAAFGASFSAPYELYNTTKLVDMNFPHFEVNGDQFPLSYNSFEGDWELEADTAKRRAAFDAFYKKLSDYQHTTAKTYNTHLKMEKTKSDLRGFPTIFDSLLQSQEVDRTLYDRQIDLIMNELAPHMRRYAKLLQKTHQLDQMTFADLKISLDPSFEPKITVEQSRQYMKEGLAVMGEDYSNMLDRSFDERWIDFAQNAGKSTGAFCSSPYGVHPYILISWTSRMNEVFVLAHELGHAGHFYLSNEAQNIFNARPSLYFIEAPSTMNEMLMANHLLKNSTDPRFKRWVISTIISRTYYHNFVTHLLEAAYQRKVYEVIDAGGNVNAPKLNELKREVLEQFWGDSVQVNEGAELTWMRQPHYYMGLYPYTYSAGLTISTQVSQRILNGDENAVADWIEVLKSGGTKSPIELAKMAGVDITTEKPLRDTIAFIGDMITQLEQLTEELVLS, from the coding sequence ATGTCAATGATTCAACGTAATGAAGTAGCTATTGATGAAACTTGGAATTTAGCGGATATTTTTAACAGTGAGCAAGCCTTTGAAGATGCAATTAATGAGGTAGAAACATTTGTGGATCAAGCCGTTACTGAATTAACAGGTAACATTACGGATGCCCACGGTGTCGTGAAGGCCATCGCAACAAATGAAATGATGAACAAAAAATTAGTGAAGATTGGGACATACGCAAACCTTTCACTAAGCGTAGAACAAACAAACTCCGACCATCAAATGCGCGCTGCAAAAGTTGGGCAACTTGCTGCTACTATTGCAACGAAGCTATCATTCGTAAAAAGTGATTTACTTGCATTAGATGAAGCTATTTTAAAAGAAGCACAGGAATTAGAGCCTGCTTTTGCAAATTATATTGAAAAGCTACTTATTCAAAAGCCGTATCAATTGCATCCAGAAGCTGAAAAAGCGTTGGCAGCATTCGGTGCATCGTTTAGCGCTCCGTATGAACTTTACAATACGACGAAGCTAGTTGATATGAATTTCCCTCATTTCGAAGTAAACGGTGATCAATTCCCACTGAGCTATAATTCATTCGAGGGCGACTGGGAGCTAGAAGCAGATACAGCAAAACGTCGCGCTGCATTCGATGCTTTCTACAAGAAATTAAGTGATTATCAACATACAACAGCCAAAACATATAATACCCATTTAAAAATGGAGAAAACGAAATCAGATTTACGCGGCTTTCCTACGATTTTTGATTCATTACTTCAGTCTCAAGAAGTCGATCGTACGCTATATGACCGTCAAATTGATTTAATTATGAATGAGCTTGCTCCACATATGCGCCGTTACGCAAAGCTTTTACAAAAAACACATCAACTTGACCAAATGACGTTTGCGGATTTAAAGATTTCCTTAGACCCGTCATTTGAGCCAAAAATTACAGTGGAACAATCCCGTCAATATATGAAGGAAGGCTTAGCTGTCATGGGCGAGGATTATAGCAATATGCTGGATCGTTCGTTTGATGAGCGTTGGATTGACTTTGCTCAAAATGCAGGGAAATCTACGGGTGCCTTTTGCTCAAGTCCTTATGGTGTGCATCCTTACATTTTAATTTCATGGACGAGTCGAATGAATGAAGTGTTTGTACTTGCTCATGAACTTGGCCATGCCGGTCACTTCTATTTATCAAATGAAGCACAAAATATTTTTAACGCACGCCCATCTTTATATTTCATCGAAGCACCTTCAACGATGAATGAAATGCTGATGGCGAACCATTTATTAAAAAATTCTACGGATCCTCGCTTTAAACGCTGGGTCATTTCAACAATTATTAGTCGTACTTATTATCATAATTTTGTTACGCATTTACTTGAGGCAGCATACCAACGCAAAGTGTATGAAGTGATTGATGCAGGCGGAAATGTGAATGCACCAAAGTTAAACGAATTAAAGCGTGAAGTATTAGAGCAATTCTGGGGGGATTCGGTTCAAGTGAATGAAGGTGCCGAGCTAACTTGGATGCGCCAACCGCACTACTATATGGGGCTCTATCCATATACGTACTCAGCTGGTTTAACGATTTCTACACAAGTGTCGCAACGTATTTTAAATGGCGATGAAAATGCAGTGGCTGATTGGATTGAAGTACTAAAATCAGGTGGAACAAAATCACCGATTGAGCTTGCAAAAATGGCTGGTGTGGATATTACAACGGAAAAGCCATTGCGTGACACGATTGCATTTATCGGTGACATGATCACACAATTAGAGCAGTTGACGGAAGAATTGGTTCTTTCATAA
- a CDS encoding DUF47 domain-containing protein, with the protein MFSSRKPDPFFEGLLIIAKNVQQGANYAKESTISNVADLKQIQIKMKSYETAGDKLIHELIVKLNESFMTPIEREDILALAIKLDDILDGIENTIAHFEMYSFTEVNDYMRQFVDYIAKSSDEAVKAMELLNKKDLLGMRQHAILIKDYERECDEIFRKSLTELFQVEKDPIRLIMFKDLYEQLEDIADHCQNVANTIESIIMRNA; encoded by the coding sequence ATGTTTAGCTCAAGAAAACCAGATCCATTTTTCGAAGGATTATTAATTATAGCTAAAAATGTTCAACAAGGTGCAAACTATGCAAAGGAATCAACTATTTCAAATGTTGCAGACCTAAAGCAAATTCAAATTAAGATGAAATCTTATGAAACAGCTGGAGATAAATTAATTCATGAACTAATTGTAAAATTAAATGAATCGTTCATGACACCAATTGAGCGTGAAGATATTTTAGCACTTGCAATTAAACTAGATGACATTTTAGATGGAATTGAAAATACAATAGCGCATTTCGAAATGTATTCATTCACAGAAGTAAATGACTATATGCGTCAATTTGTTGATTATATTGCAAAAAGTTCAGATGAAGCAGTAAAAGCAATGGAATTATTAAATAAAAAAGATTTACTTGGGATGCGCCAACATGCGATTTTAATAAAAGATTATGAACGTGAATGTGATGAAATTTTCCGTAAATCATTAACAGAGTTATTCCAAGTAGAAAAAGATCCAATTCGATTAATTATGTTTAAAGACTTGTATGAGCAATTAGAGGACATTGCTGACCACTGTCAAAATGTAGCGAATACAATTGAATCAATTATTATGCGTAATGCATAG